A window of Littorina saxatilis isolate snail1 linkage group LG7, US_GU_Lsax_2.0, whole genome shotgun sequence contains these coding sequences:
- the LOC138972013 gene encoding DBIRD complex subunit ZNF326-like, whose translation MGGDEMGEEEMGGEEMGGEEMEGDEVGEDEVGEEEMGGDEMGEEEMGGEEMGGEEMGGEEMGGDEVGEEEVGGDEVGEEEMGGDEVGEEEMGGDEVGEDEMGGDEVGGEEMGGDEVGEEEV comes from the coding sequence ATGGGAGGGGACGAGATGGGAGAGGAAGAGATGGGAGGGGAAGAGATGGGAGGGGAAGAGATGGAAGGGGACGAGGTGGGAGAGGACGAGGTGGGAGAGGAAGAGATGGGAGGGGACGAGATGGGAGAGGAAGAGATGGGAGGGGAAGAGATGGGAGGGGAAGAGATGGGAGGGGAAGAGATGGGAGGGGACGAGGTGGGAGAGGAAGAGGTGGGAGGGGACGAGGTGGGAGAGGAAGAGATGGGAGGGGACGAGGTGGGAGAGGAAGAGATGGGAGGGGACGAGGTGGGAGAGGACGAGATGGGAGGGGACGAGGTGGGAGGGGAAGAGATGGGAGGGGACGAGGTGGGAGAGGAAGAGGTGTGA
- the LOC138972014 gene encoding sodium/potassium/calcium exchanger 1-like has translation MGGDEVGEEEEEMGEDELGEDEVGEEEMGGDEVGEDEVGEEEIGEEEVGEEEMGGDEVGEDEIEEEMGGEEVGGDEVGEDEVGEEEIGEEEVGEEEMGGDEVGVGEEEMGGDEMGGDEVGEDEMGEKEMGEDEVGGDEVGGDEIEEEMGGEEVGGDEVGEDEVGEEEIGEEEVGEEEMGGDEMGGDEVGEDEMGEEEMGEDEVRGDEVGGEEMGEEEMGEDEVRGDEMGGDEMGEEEMGEEEMGEDEVSWDEMGGDEVGEEEMGEEEMGEDEVRGDEVGGEEMGGDEVGGDEMGEEEV, from the exons ATGGGAGGGGACGAGGTtggagaggaagaggaagagatgGGAGAGGACGAGTTGGGAGAGGACGAGGTGGGAGAGGAAGAGATGGGAGGGGACGAGGTGGGAGAGGACGAAgtgggagaggaagagatcgGAGAGGAAGAGGTGGGGGAGGAAGAGATGGGAGGGGACGAGGTGGGAGAGGACGAG ATAGAGGAAGAGATGGGAGGGGAAGAGGTGGGAGGGGACGAAGTGGGAGAGGACGAGgtgggagaggaagagatcgGAGAGGAAGAGGTGGGGGAGGAAGAGATGGGAGGGGAcgaggtgggggtgggagagGAAGAGATGGGAGGGGACGAGATGGGAGGGGACGAGGTGGGAGAGGACGAgatgggagagaaagagatgggaGAGGACGAGGTGGGAGGGGACGAGGTGGGAGGGGACGAG ATAGAGGAAGAGATGGGAGGGGAAGAGGTGGGAGGGGACGAAGTGGGAGAGGACGAGgtgggagaggaagagatcgGAGAGGAAGAGGTGGGGGAGGAAGAGATGGGAGGGGACGAGATGGGAGGGGACGAGGTGGGAGAGGACGAGATGGGAGAGGAAGAGATGGGAGAGGACGAGGTGAGAGGGGACGAGGTGGGAGGGGAAGAGATGGGAGAGGAAGAGATGGGAGAGGACGAGGTGAGAGGGGACGAGATGGGAGGGGACGAGATGGGAGAGGAAGAGATGGGAGAGGAAGAGATGGGAGAGGACGAGGTGAGTTGGGACGAGATGGGAGGGGACGAGGTGGGAGAGGAAGAGATGGGAGAGGAAGAGATGGGAGAGGACGAGGTGAGAGGGGACGAGGTGGGAGGGGAAGAGATGGGAGGGGACGAGGTGGGAGGGGACGAGATGGGAGAGGAAGAGGTGTGA